One window from the genome of [Clostridium] celerecrescens 18A encodes:
- the xdhB gene encoding xanthine dehydrogenase subunit XdhB — protein sequence MYDMKALYEANTVEEAVKLRMEHPEAQIIAGGSDVLIQMREGKRAGKELISIYMIDEMRGVKLDEEEAIRIGSLTSFSHITKDPIIQEYINVLGEAVDMVGGPQIRNIATIGGNTCNGVTSADSASTLFAWDAVIELTGPEGIRRIPISDFYIKAGTVDIREGELQTAVIIPKKSYEGYKGHYIKYANRNAMDIATTGCSVNVKLSEDKKTIEDIRIAFGVAGPIPMRTKSAEQLAKGQPVSKELAEAFGKEILEDINPRDSWRASKDFRKHIAVEMATRCFIESVKLSGGEI from the coding sequence ATGTATGATATGAAAGCATTATATGAAGCAAATACCGTAGAAGAGGCGGTAAAGCTGCGTATGGAACATCCGGAAGCACAGATCATAGCTGGCGGAAGCGATGTTTTAATACAGATGCGAGAAGGAAAACGTGCCGGTAAGGAATTGATCAGTATTTATATGATCGATGAAATGAGAGGCGTGAAACTTGACGAGGAAGAGGCCATACGCATAGGTTCTCTCACCAGTTTTTCCCATATTACAAAGGATCCGATCATCCAGGAATACATTAACGTTCTTGGAGAAGCAGTAGATATGGTTGGTGGTCCCCAGATAAGAAACATTGCAACGATCGGTGGAAACACCTGCAACGGTGTTACATCAGCCGATTCAGCATCTACGCTTTTTGCATGGGATGCAGTGATCGAGCTGACCGGTCCGGAAGGCATCCGTCGGATTCCTATCAGCGATTTCTATATAAAAGCAGGAACCGTGGATATTAGAGAGGGAGAACTCCAGACTGCGGTAATTATTCCAAAGAAAAGTTATGAAGGATATAAGGGCCATTATATCAAATACGCCAACAGAAACGCTATGGATATCGCCACCACTGGCTGTTCCGTAAATGTCAAGCTGTCAGAGGATAAAAAGACAATCGAAGACATCAGAATCGCTTTTGGAGTAGCAGGCCCGATTCCCATGCGCACAAAAAGCGCTGAACAATTGGCAAAAGGGCAGCCGGTATCCAAAGAACTGGCAGAAGCCTTCGGAAAAGAAATCCTTGAAGATATCAATCCTCGTGACAGCTGGCGGGCCTCAAAGGATTTCCGTAAGCACATCGCCGTGGAAATGGCAACCCGTTGTTTCATAGAATCAGTGAAACTTTCAGGAGGTGAGATCTAA
- a CDS encoding DUF3343 domain-containing protein: MRKKEQKIVITFHTTAEAIAMESQCQKEGIPGRLIPVPRQISSGCGLSWAMPTDWDGEIGKWMESKGLCWDKFGEYLI; the protein is encoded by the coding sequence ATGAGAAAAAAAGAACAGAAAATTGTGATTACTTTCCATACAACGGCGGAGGCCATCGCCATGGAGTCCCAATGCCAAAAGGAGGGAATACCGGGACGGCTCATTCCGGTACCCAGACAGATTTCTTCCGGATGCGGACTTTCCTGGGCTATGCCAACTGACTGGGATGGAGAGATAGGAAAATGGATGGAGTCAAAGGGACTTTGCTGGGACAAGTTCGGGGAATATTTGATCTGA
- a CDS encoding amidohydrolase family protein, translated as MTGGKNFVLKGSICYSEADRSLKTMEQGYLVCQDGKSAGVYKELPVQYAEYPLQDWGDMLIIPGLVDLHIHAPQFAFRGLGMDLELLDWLNTNTFPEEAKYADLEYAKKAYGIFAEAMKKSATTRACIFGTIHRPATELLMDLMEETGLKTMIGKVNMDRNSPDYLREQGAKESEQETLCWLEETGSKYENVKPILTPRFIPSCTDDLMERLGRLQKEYGLPVQSHLSENQGEVTWVKELCPASEFYGDAYDQFGLFGGNGKTVMAHCVSSSEEEIELIKERGVYIAHCPQSNTNLSSGIAPVRTYLDRELNVGLGTDVAGGSGESIFRAMADAIQVSKLRWRLKDERLKPLTVEEAFYLGTLGGGSFFGQVGSFLEGYEFDALILDDSGLPHPQALNLKERLERFIYLSDDRHLKGKYIGGNRIF; from the coding sequence ATGACTGGTGGTAAAAATTTTGTTTTAAAAGGGAGTATTTGTTACAGTGAAGCTGACCGCTCGTTAAAGACGATGGAGCAGGGGTACTTGGTCTGTCAGGATGGGAAGTCGGCAGGAGTTTATAAGGAGCTTCCTGTGCAGTATGCAGAATATCCTTTGCAGGACTGGGGAGATATGCTTATTATACCCGGACTTGTGGATCTTCATATTCATGCGCCTCAGTTTGCCTTTCGTGGTTTAGGAATGGATCTGGAGCTTTTGGATTGGTTAAACACCAATACATTTCCGGAGGAAGCCAAGTATGCCGATCTGGAATATGCAAAAAAGGCATACGGAATTTTTGCAGAAGCCATGAAAAAAAGTGCTACTACAAGGGCTTGTATCTTTGGAACCATTCACAGGCCGGCTACAGAGCTTTTAATGGACCTGATGGAGGAAACCGGATTAAAGACCATGATCGGCAAGGTCAATATGGATCGTAATTCACCGGATTACTTACGGGAACAGGGAGCTAAAGAGTCGGAGCAGGAAACTCTTTGCTGGCTGGAGGAGACCGGATCCAAATATGAAAACGTAAAGCCTATCCTTACGCCACGGTTTATTCCGTCCTGTACCGATGATCTGATGGAACGGCTGGGAAGGTTGCAGAAGGAGTACGGGCTACCGGTTCAGTCCCATTTATCGGAGAACCAGGGGGAGGTCACATGGGTAAAGGAGCTTTGCCCGGCCTCTGAATTTTATGGAGATGCTTATGATCAGTTCGGCCTGTTCGGAGGAAACGGGAAGACCGTTATGGCTCATTGTGTATCCTCTTCCGAAGAGGAAATTGAATTAATAAAAGAGCGTGGGGTATATATCGCTCATTGCCCGCAGTCTAATACCAACTTATCTTCCGGGATCGCTCCGGTCAGAACTTATCTGGACCGTGAGTTGAATGTAGGGCTTGGAACTGACGTGGCAGGAGGAAGCGGAGAATCCATTTTCCGCGCTATGGCAGATGCCATTCAGGTGTCAAAGCTTAGATGGAGGCTAAAGGATGAACGCTTAAAGCCGCTTACCGTGGAAGAGGCATTTTATTTAGGGACCTTAGGCGGAGGCTCTTTCTTTGGACAGGTGGGAAGCTTCCTGGAAGGTTACGAGTTCGATGCTCTGATTTTAGATGACAGCGGTTTGCCTCATCCTCAGGCTCTTAACTTAAAGGAGAGACTGGAACGGTTCATCTATCTGTCCGATGACAGACATTTAAAGGGGAAATATATTGGGGGGAATAGAATTTTTTAG
- a CDS encoding selenium metabolism-associated LysR family transcriptional regulator — translation MNLKQLEAFVCVAEGKSFSAAAKKLYLTQPTVSSHISSLEKELGVRLFVRTTKDVELSSEGELLYDNARRMLQLEKNILRDFTQKDLKAANKIIVGASTVPGQYILPQILSLFSRTYPGNQLELREADSMEVVRLVQDGQVEIGFTGTTGSDPTCVFEPFYHDRLVIITPNNDKYRQFEKTGFSIEQLYEERWIVREEGSGTRKEAERYLQDMGVELNRLEIVATISNQETIKKSVEAAMGISIISGAAVEDYVEQGSLLRFSLGDQEVYRKLYMVWSKNHKPGKAARLFIRFVRELYAYL, via the coding sequence ATGAATTTAAAACAATTGGAAGCGTTTGTATGCGTAGCGGAAGGAAAAAGCTTTTCTGCAGCTGCCAAGAAACTTTATTTGACCCAGCCTACGGTAAGTTCCCACATCAGCTCTTTGGAAAAGGAATTGGGAGTCCGGCTGTTTGTCCGCACAACTAAGGATGTGGAGCTGTCCAGTGAGGGAGAGCTGCTTTATGATAATGCAAGGCGGATGCTGCAGCTGGAAAAAAATATTCTGAGGGATTTCACACAGAAGGACTTAAAAGCGGCCAACAAAATCATAGTGGGCGCTTCCACAGTGCCCGGTCAATATATTCTGCCTCAGATTCTTTCCCTGTTTTCCAGAACCTATCCGGGAAATCAGCTGGAGCTAAGGGAAGCGGACAGCATGGAAGTGGTCCGGTTGGTTCAGGATGGTCAGGTGGAAATTGGCTTTACAGGAACCACAGGCTCTGACCCCACCTGTGTATTTGAACCTTTTTATCATGACCGTCTGGTGATTATTACTCCCAATAATGACAAATACCGCCAATTTGAGAAAACCGGGTTTTCCATAGAACAGCTTTATGAGGAGCGGTGGATCGTCCGGGAAGAAGGCTCCGGCACACGAAAAGAAGCGGAACGCTATTTACAGGATATGGGAGTAGAGTTAAACCGTCTGGAAATTGTGGCAACCATCAGCAATCAGGAAACCATTAAAAAATCAGTGGAAGCAGCAATGGGCATTTCCATCATATCCGGAGCTGCTGTGGAGGATTATGTAGAGCAGGGCTCCCTGCTTCGGTTTTCTCTTGGAGACCAGGAAGTTTACCGGAAATTGTATATGGTATGGAGTAAAAATCACAAGCCTGGTAAGGCGGCCAGATTATTCATACGTTTTGTCCGGGAACTTTATGCGTATTTATAG
- a CDS encoding aminotransferase class V-fold PLP-dependent enzyme has protein sequence MIYLDNAATSCRKPEEVIKAVADAMVSLGNSGRGAHGASLDASRLIFDTRRLIAELFHAGDPSRVAFTANSTVSLNIAIQGLFKPGDHVITTMMEHNSVLRPLYRMEEQGTELTILPADQKGKIWYEDIEKEIKQNTKAVVCTHASNLTGNINDLEIIGSICKKNGLLLVVDASQTAGVFDIDMEKMGIDVLCFTGHKGLLGPQGTGGICVRQGVAIRPFMVGGSGVKSYLKTQPEEMPEVLEAGTLNGHGLAGLHAALLYLERTGIESIRERELFLMRRFYEGVKDIPGVKVYGDFSKKNLLCRAPVVALNIGDYDSGEVADELACSYGIYTRAGAHCAPLMHQALGTVEQGAVRFSMSHYNKEEEIDEAILAVRELSL, from the coding sequence ATGATTTATCTGGATAATGCGGCAACTTCCTGCCGGAAGCCGGAGGAAGTGATAAAGGCGGTGGCTGACGCCATGGTGTCTCTTGGGAATTCCGGCCGTGGAGCCCATGGTGCGTCACTTGATGCATCCCGCCTGATTTTCGATACCCGCAGGCTCATTGCGGAACTTTTTCACGCAGGAGATCCTTCCAGGGTAGCCTTTACAGCCAATTCCACCGTCAGCTTAAATATAGCCATCCAGGGCCTGTTTAAACCGGGTGATCATGTGATCACCACCATGATGGAACATAATTCCGTGCTGCGCCCTTTGTACCGTATGGAAGAGCAGGGGACAGAGCTTACCATCCTTCCCGCAGATCAAAAGGGGAAGATTTGGTATGAGGATATTGAGAAGGAAATAAAGCAGAATACAAAGGCAGTGGTCTGTACCCATGCCTCCAACTTAACTGGAAATATAAACGACCTGGAAATCATTGGAAGCATCTGTAAAAAGAACGGACTCCTCCTGGTGGTGGATGCTTCCCAGACAGCCGGAGTGTTTGACATTGATATGGAGAAAATGGGGATCGACGTTCTGTGCTTTACCGGACATAAGGGACTATTAGGACCTCAGGGGACCGGAGGAATCTGTGTCCGCCAGGGAGTTGCCATACGTCCTTTTATGGTGGGAGGAAGCGGAGTGAAAAGCTATTTAAAGACTCAGCCGGAGGAGATGCCGGAGGTTTTGGAAGCGGGAACCTTAAACGGCCACGGGCTTGCAGGTCTTCACGCGGCTCTTTTGTATCTTGAGAGAACAGGAATCGAATCCATCCGGGAGAGAGAGCTTTTTCTTATGAGACGATTCTATGAAGGGGTAAAGGATATCCCGGGAGTGAAAGTATATGGGGATTTTTCGAAAAAAAATCTTCTTTGCCGTGCCCCTGTGGTGGCTCTCAACATAGGGGATTACGATTCCGGAGAAGTGGCTGACGAGCTGGCTTGTTCCTATGGAATCTATACCAGGGCGGGGGCCCACTGTGCCCCTCTTATGCACCAGGCCCTTGGAACGGTGGAGCAGGGAGCCGTGCGTTTTTCCATGTCCCACTATAATAAGGAAGAGGAGATTGACGAAGCCATTCTTGCTGTGAGGGAACTGAGCCTATGA
- the xdhC gene encoding xanthine dehydrogenase subunit XdhC, translated as MPAQYKLVKCTINGKYTETMVDVRASLTDLLRDDYRLTSVKKGCEVGECGACNVIIDHECFNSCIYLAVWADGKSITTLESLMGPNGELSDIQQAFIDEAAVQCGFCTPGFIMSAVEILESGKEYTRDELRKLMSGHLCRCTGYENILNAVEKTMLRRLGKMPS; from the coding sequence ATGCCAGCACAATATAAGTTAGTAAAATGTACCATCAATGGAAAATACACAGAAACAATGGTGGATGTCCGGGCTTCCCTTACCGATTTGCTGCGGGATGATTACCGCCTGACTTCCGTAAAAAAAGGCTGTGAGGTAGGGGAATGCGGAGCCTGTAACGTGATCATAGATCATGAATGCTTCAATTCCTGCATCTATCTGGCTGTTTGGGCAGATGGAAAAAGTATCACAACCTTAGAAAGCCTTATGGGTCCAAATGGAGAGCTTTCCGACATCCAGCAGGCATTTATCGACGAGGCAGCGGTCCAGTGCGGATTCTGCACACCGGGATTTATTATGTCAGCGGTAGAAATTTTAGAAAGCGGAAAAGAGTACACCAGAGATGAGCTTAGAAAGCTGATGTCCGGCCATTTATGCCGGTGCACAGGCTATGAGAATATCCTGAATGCGGTAGAGAAAACCATGCTCCGCAGATTGGGTAAAATGCCATCCTAA
- the selD gene encoding selenide, water dikinase SelD, translated as MIPDQEVRLTQMTKTAGCAAKIGPGTLAGILENLPKFKDPNLLVGIETSDDGAIYKVNEETALIQTLDFFTPVVDDPYTFGQIAAANALSDIYAMGGEPKVALNIVAWPNCVNPALLGKILEGGASKVLEAGAVLAGGHSIQDDEPKYGLSVTGFVHPDKVFKNCEARPGDILILTKPLGTGIVNTAVKADMASEEAKQEVIRVMTSLNRKAKQVIEHYEVHSCTDITGFGLAGHAVEMAEGSGVTIEISVKDLPIQTEAKSLAQMGLIPEGAYRNRSYTEDKLDFGETEEYIRDIFCDPQTSGGLLISVSPEDANNIMKDLNEAQMETAYGIIGRVVEQEGKSVKLR; from the coding sequence ATGATACCAGATCAAGAAGTGAGACTTACCCAAATGACGAAAACTGCTGGCTGTGCTGCTAAAATCGGCCCTGGAACCCTAGCCGGGATTTTAGAGAACCTGCCAAAATTTAAGGATCCAAATCTGTTGGTGGGGATTGAAACCTCTGATGACGGTGCCATTTACAAGGTGAACGAGGAGACAGCATTGATCCAGACCCTTGATTTTTTCACCCCTGTGGTGGATGATCCTTATACCTTTGGCCAGATTGCGGCCGCCAATGCACTAAGCGATATTTACGCCATGGGTGGAGAACCAAAAGTGGCTCTAAATATTGTGGCATGGCCAAACTGCGTCAATCCTGCCCTTTTGGGAAAGATTTTAGAAGGCGGAGCATCAAAGGTTCTTGAGGCAGGAGCCGTGCTGGCAGGCGGACATTCCATTCAGGATGACGAACCCAAATACGGATTAAGTGTCACCGGGTTTGTTCATCCGGATAAGGTTTTTAAAAACTGTGAAGCCAGGCCGGGAGATATTCTCATTCTGACAAAGCCCTTGGGAACCGGGATCGTTAACACGGCAGTCAAGGCGGATATGGCATCAGAAGAGGCGAAGCAGGAAGTGATCCGTGTCATGACCTCCTTAAACAGGAAGGCAAAGCAGGTGATTGAGCATTATGAAGTTCATAGCTGCACCGATATTACAGGCTTTGGCCTTGCAGGCCATGCTGTCGAGATGGCAGAGGGCAGCGGGGTCACGATTGAAATTTCCGTGAAAGACTTACCCATACAGACGGAAGCAAAAAGCCTTGCCCAGATGGGACTTATTCCGGAAGGGGCTTACCGGAACCGTTCCTATACAGAGGATAAGCTGGATTTTGGAGAGACAGAGGAATATATCCGTGATATTTTTTGTGATCCCCAGACTTCAGGAGGACTATTGATCAGCGTTTCTCCTGAGGATGCAAATAACATTATGAAGGATTTAAATGAGGCACAAATGGAGACCGCCTATGGCATCATCGGGCGGGTTGTGGAACAAGAAGGAAAATCAGTAAAGTTGAGGTAG
- a CDS encoding NCS2 family permease codes for MESQKSGGFLERVFHLSENHTDARTEIVAGITTFMTMAYILAVNPSILSAAGMDSGAVFTATALASLFATLLMAGLANYPFVLAPGMGLNAYFAYTVVLNMGYTWEMALAAVFIEGLIFIALSLTNVREAIFNAIPTNLKHAVSVGIGLFIAFIGLQNAKIVVDGATLVTMFSFKGSLADGSFHTVGITVLLAIIGILVTAVLVVKNVKGNILWGIIFTWVLGMICEAIGLYQPNAELGMFSVFPNFSAGFGIPDMSPTFLKLDFSRVISLDFLVVMFAFLFVDMFDTLGTLIGVASKADMLDKDGKLPQIKGALMADAVGTAAGALFGTSTTTTFVESAAGVAEGGRTGLTAVVAAILFGLSLFLSPIFLAIPAFATAPALVVVGFLMLTSVTKVDFADFTEAIPCYIAIIAMPFMYSISEGISMGIISYVVINVVTGRAKEKKISTLMYVLAVLFVLKYILI; via the coding sequence ATGGAATCACAAAAAAGCGGGGGATTCTTAGAAAGGGTATTTCATTTATCTGAGAATCATACGGATGCAAGGACCGAGATCGTAGCCGGCATTACCACATTTATGACTATGGCCTATATTCTGGCAGTCAATCCAAGCATCTTAAGTGCTGCGGGAATGGACAGTGGGGCTGTATTTACTGCTACTGCACTTGCATCTCTGTTTGCCACCCTTTTAATGGCAGGACTTGCAAATTATCCCTTCGTGCTGGCGCCAGGTATGGGACTTAATGCGTATTTTGCGTATACCGTAGTCCTTAACATGGGCTATACATGGGAGATGGCATTGGCAGCCGTATTCATTGAGGGTCTTATTTTCATCGCACTTTCACTGACCAACGTCCGCGAAGCGATTTTCAATGCAATTCCTACAAACTTAAAGCATGCAGTATCTGTTGGTATCGGTTTATTTATCGCATTCATCGGACTTCAGAATGCAAAGATCGTTGTGGATGGAGCAACTCTTGTAACAATGTTTTCCTTTAAAGGATCTCTGGCAGATGGTTCCTTCCATACTGTTGGCATTACCGTTTTATTAGCGATTATCGGCATTCTGGTAACAGCCGTGCTGGTAGTTAAAAATGTAAAGGGCAATATTTTGTGGGGAATTATCTTTACCTGGGTTTTAGGTATGATCTGCGAGGCTATCGGTTTATATCAGCCCAATGCAGAGCTTGGAATGTTCAGTGTTTTCCCTAATTTTTCCGCTGGTTTTGGTATTCCGGACATGAGTCCTACCTTTTTAAAGCTGGACTTTTCCAGAGTTATTTCCCTGGATTTCCTGGTAGTCATGTTTGCATTCTTGTTTGTTGATATGTTTGATACTCTGGGAACCCTGATCGGTGTAGCATCCAAGGCAGATATGCTGGATAAAGACGGAAAGCTTCCACAGATTAAGGGTGCATTAATGGCAGATGCCGTTGGTACAGCTGCAGGTGCATTATTCGGTACTTCCACAACTACTACCTTCGTTGAAAGTGCAGCTGGTGTTGCAGAAGGCGGCAGAACCGGTTTAACAGCAGTGGTTGCAGCCATCCTTTTTGGCTTATCCCTGTTCTTATCCCCGATTTTCTTAGCTATTCCGGCTTTTGCTACAGCCCCGGCTCTGGTAGTGGTAGGGTTCTTAATGCTGACTTCCGTTACCAAGGTTGATTTTGCAGATTTTACAGAAGCAATTCCATGCTATATCGCAATTATTGCCATGCCTTTTATGTACAGCATTTCTGAGGGAATTTCTATGGGAATCATCTCTTATGTTGTTATCAATGTAGTAACAGGCAGAGCAAAAGAAAAGAAAATCAGTACCCTTATGTATGTTTTAGCAGTATTATTTGTTCTAAAATATATATTAATATAA
- the xdhA gene encoding xanthine dehydrogenase subunit XdhA, producing the protein MIIGKSVTRVDALDKVTGRSKYTDDLCEKNALVAKIYHSTKANGVVTSIDTSEAEKIPGVVKIVTCFDVPKIYFPTAGHPWSTDPSHQDVADRLLLTDRVRFCGDDVAAVIAENEIAAKQAIAALKVEYEEYPFVLDVQEAMAEGAPCLHEKYPGNVLGHSSIRKGNLEEAIKEPGLIKIDQWYDTPVVQHCHIENHICFASMENGKISVVSSTQIPHIVRRVVGQALGIPWGSVRIIKPYIGGGFGNKQDALYEPLCAYLSKAVGGRLVKLDVTREETFVSNRTRHAIRSHIISWVRPDGTFAARKLECFSNQGAYASHGHGIAAKGMNAFPQLYPCENIECDAYTVFTNMPVAGAMRGYGIPQAMFPVESQTDDIALAVGMDPVEFRRKNLMPVGYVDGFSKNENYYDTFNQCLEKGKAYIDFDRKRKEYENQTGPVRKGVGCSVFWYNTAVWPISLESASCRMVLNQDGSVQVQLAETEIGQGADTAFAQMTAATLGIPFEMVHVISCQDTDITPFGTGSYASRQTYVGGFAIKQTALLLKERILKYAYELTRMPSFNLDIKDGKIVRTTDGRELMTLGELSTEALYSLSHSEHLTSESTYQIKSNAYSFGCCFAEVEVDIPMCKVKLVNIINVHDCGQLINPALAEAQVHGGMSMGIGYALSEQLLIDAKTGKTLNDNLLDYKLSTTMDHPHLEAQFVENYEPTSAFGTKSLGEPPACPVAPAIRNAILNATGVSMYQIPMTSQALFKRFKEEELF; encoded by the coding sequence ATGATAATCGGAAAAAGTGTTACCCGTGTCGACGCACTTGATAAGGTCACGGGAAGATCTAAGTACACCGATGATCTTTGTGAGAAAAATGCTTTGGTAGCTAAAATTTATCATTCAACCAAAGCCAATGGGGTTGTAACCTCCATTGATACCTCAGAAGCAGAGAAAATTCCGGGAGTGGTCAAGATAGTGACCTGCTTCGATGTACCTAAGATCTATTTCCCAACAGCAGGACATCCATGGTCAACAGATCCTAGTCATCAGGATGTGGCGGACCGGCTTCTTTTAACGGACCGGGTTCGTTTTTGCGGCGATGACGTGGCAGCAGTAATCGCAGAAAATGAAATAGCTGCAAAGCAGGCAATCGCGGCTTTAAAGGTGGAATATGAGGAATATCCCTTTGTTCTTGACGTCCAAGAAGCCATGGCAGAAGGAGCTCCCTGTCTTCATGAGAAATACCCGGGTAACGTATTGGGACATTCCAGCATCAGAAAAGGGAATCTGGAAGAGGCCATTAAAGAACCAGGGCTGATCAAAATTGACCAGTGGTATGACACTCCCGTTGTTCAGCACTGCCATATTGAAAACCATATCTGTTTTGCCAGCATGGAAAACGGAAAAATATCAGTAGTATCTTCTACCCAGATTCCTCATATCGTCCGGAGAGTCGTGGGGCAGGCCCTTGGAATTCCATGGGGTAGCGTCCGCATCATCAAACCTTATATAGGAGGCGGATTTGGAAATAAACAGGATGCGTTGTATGAGCCTCTTTGCGCCTATCTTTCAAAGGCCGTGGGAGGACGTCTTGTCAAGCTTGATGTGACCCGGGAGGAAACATTTGTAAGCAATCGTACAAGACACGCGATCCGCAGCCATATCATCAGCTGGGTGCGCCCTGACGGTACATTTGCCGCACGTAAACTGGAGTGCTTTTCCAATCAGGGAGCCTATGCTTCTCACGGACATGGAATTGCAGCTAAGGGCATGAATGCCTTCCCGCAGTTATATCCCTGCGAAAATATAGAATGTGATGCTTATACAGTATTCACCAATATGCCTGTGGCAGGCGCCATGCGTGGTTACGGAATCCCTCAGGCTATGTTCCCAGTAGAAAGCCAGACCGATGATATTGCTTTGGCTGTCGGCATGGATCCGGTGGAATTCCGCCGTAAAAATCTGATGCCCGTAGGCTATGTGGATGGCTTTTCTAAAAACGAAAACTATTATGACACCTTTAACCAATGTTTGGAAAAGGGAAAGGCATATATAGATTTTGACCGGAAAAGGAAGGAATACGAAAACCAGACCGGCCCTGTACGCAAGGGCGTTGGCTGCTCGGTATTCTGGTATAACACGGCGGTATGGCCCATCAGTCTGGAATCCGCGTCCTGCCGGATGGTTCTCAATCAGGATGGATCGGTACAGGTGCAGCTGGCGGAGACAGAGATCGGCCAGGGTGCTGATACGGCATTTGCCCAGATGACAGCAGCTACTCTGGGAATTCCTTTTGAAATGGTTCACGTAATTTCCTGCCAGGATACGGACATCACTCCTTTTGGTACTGGTTCCTATGCCTCAAGACAGACCTATGTAGGAGGCTTTGCCATAAAGCAGACGGCCCTCTTATTAAAAGAGAGGATATTAAAATATGCTTATGAGCTGACCCGGATGCCGTCCTTCAACCTGGATATCAAAGATGGAAAGATTGTGCGGACCACTGATGGAAGAGAACTTATGACCTTAGGTGAACTATCCACGGAGGCTCTTTACAGCCTGTCTCACAGCGAGCATTTGACCTCTGAGAGTACTTATCAGATAAAATCCAATGCCTATTCCTTTGGATGCTGCTTTGCCGAGGTAGAAGTGGATATTCCGATGTGTAAAGTGAAATTGGTTAATATCATCAATGTCCATGACTGCGGCCAGCTGATCAACCCGGCTCTTGCCGAGGCACAGGTTCATGGAGGAATGAGTATGGGAATCGGCTATGCTCTTTCAGAACAGCTTCTCATTGACGCAAAAACTGGAAAAACTTTAAACGACAATCTGCTTGATTATAAATTGTCTACTACCATGGACCATCCTCATCTGGAGGCCCAGTTCGTGGAAAATTATGAACCAACCAGTGCATTTGGAACTAAGTCTTTGGGTGAACCTCCGGCCTGTCCGGTGGCTCCGGCAATCCGTAATGCCATCTTAAATGCAACAGGCGTGAGCATGTACCAGATACCAATGACATCCCAGGCTTTATTTAAACGGTTCAAGGAAGAGGAACTATTCTGA